One genomic region from Microcoleus sp. FACHB-672 encodes:
- a CDS encoding class I SAM-dependent methyltransferase, with protein MNFFKKLKIKGWGGALVILFILTGLIFAGSRILNSETTVSADTVYEQRTIHSPDGIGKFYMGREIAQVMGHQGASWLERRSREYEEQPDKLVKSLNLSAKDVVADIGAGTGYISFRIARLVPEGKVLAVDIQPEMLEMIELLKKQKKISNIEPVLGTVSDPNLPAESVDLAIMVDAYHEFEYPREVMEAIVKALKPGGRVVLVEYRGENPFIAIKALHKMTEKQVRKEMVPVGLVWKENKDVLPQQHILIFEKPKA; from the coding sequence ATGAACTTTTTTAAAAAATTAAAAATCAAGGGTTGGGGTGGAGCGCTGGTTATTTTATTCATTTTAACCGGCTTGATATTTGCCGGCTCTAGAATTTTAAACTCAGAAACCACTGTTAGTGCCGACACTGTTTATGAGCAGCGAACGATCCATAGTCCTGATGGCATTGGAAAGTTTTATATGGGGCGAGAAATCGCCCAAGTAATGGGACATCAAGGAGCCAGCTGGTTGGAGAGACGAAGCCGGGAGTATGAAGAGCAGCCGGATAAATTGGTAAAGTCTCTTAATCTTAGCGCGAAAGATGTCGTGGCAGATATTGGTGCCGGCACTGGTTACATCAGCTTTCGGATCGCTCGCTTAGTGCCAGAAGGAAAAGTGCTAGCGGTAGATATTCAGCCGGAAATGCTAGAAATGATTGAATTATTGAAAAAACAGAAAAAGATTAGTAACATTGAGCCGGTTTTGGGAACCGTGAGCGATCCGAACCTGCCGGCTGAAAGCGTTGATTTAGCCATCATGGTCGATGCTTATCACGAGTTTGAATATCCCAGAGAAGTCATGGAAGCGATTGTCAAAGCACTCAAACCTGGAGGACGCGTTGTTCTGGTGGAATACCGGGGTGAAAATCCTTTTATTGCTATCAAAGCCTTGCATAAAATGACCGAAAAACAAGTACGAAAAGAAATGGTGCCGGTGGGTTTAGTCTGGAAAGAAAATAAAGATGTTTTACCTCAGCAGCATATTTTAATTTTTGAAAAGCCAAAAGCATGA
- a CDS encoding VOC family protein has translation MVSSQASSTTALTSGDLRRVHHIALNVQDMQASRHFYGSILGLHELTGNEVPATLRELVAAGKVTNFVTPDGTVIDLFWEPDLSPPDQDPHRAFTRANHLAFDIDSQLFDTAVEVLKQNQVSIDHGPVTRPTGRGIYFYDPDGFLIEIRCDPEAII, from the coding sequence ATGGTATCTAGCCAAGCGTCCTCTACAACAGCCCTTACCTCTGGCGATTTGCGGCGTGTACACCATATCGCTTTGAATGTACAGGATATGCAAGCTTCCCGCCACTTCTATGGCAGTATTCTTGGTTTGCACGAACTCACCGGCAATGAGGTGCCGGCAACCCTACGAGAGTTAGTAGCAGCAGGAAAAGTTACCAATTTTGTTACCCCAGATGGCACGGTAATCGATTTATTTTGGGAGCCAGATTTATCCCCTCCCGATCAAGATCCCCATCGTGCTTTTACTCGCGCCAATCACCTCGCTTTTGATATCGATTCGCAGTTATTCGATACAGCCGTTGAAGTGCTTAAACAAAACCAAGTTTCAATCGATCATGGCCCCGTTACAAGACCCACCGGCAGAGGGATTTACTTTTATGATCCGGATGGATTTCTAATTGAAATTCGCTGCGATCCAGAAGCAATAATTTAA
- a CDS encoding D-alanyl-D-alanine carboxypeptidase family protein yields MKRYIITNFLIRVLVLVLGAGQAALGSPIVLDFSIQEPDIQTPPPTPIQEIEKPQNILQKLSAAQLFATRQSAGSIAIGAAEGNLTAAGKTTTLYLGHIDPGNHVTNRGFCSWNRALNLTVAEADRRCLAALQSQSAAVERKLKDLGIDVKTDIEALVNGADIWNQSKFAGRQFAAKYKKALEKGLRGERAVLDARVEAFRNEVGQLDATGLFGICLREPHYRRQLAGLTAYSEAWRWQCIALDQGRRVGEVSYALKLNLGNIQIASSKIKTVNQPISSKLARQDEPVSTPQVQPISESMVLSFQPALDQGSAPTPIPDSDSIDVSLLVSTSANVEDKNLSDSVQNVVLPASSQPTASEALTLSFDPTASPEVPVVPEKPKVVEIASAKAVNLGAGADKTTVKFDTGSLLARSPKHGDRVGSYSIASHFGIRPQPCAVCSKYHNGVDVGTPIGTPLYAMALPGATAKVQCFNTHLGGLTAIINSQSIPDRSFAAVHLSSCKAGTHKAGEIFARTGNSGAATTGPHLHWGESVNYQYVPPQRGYIEWVISSRIPQQFEPKAIRSTAPKPVLYGHLAYAEAPQNELVNVGNGEKLRQNAAAKFKEMVAAAGKKNIRLIPLSGFRSIQEQRSVFYDTAAARGQSPEERAKVSAPPGYSEHHTGYAIDIGDASHPELNFSPDLENTPAFRWMLANAETYGFELSFPRNNSQGVTYEPWHWRYVGDRQSQEIFKAARVAVK; encoded by the coding sequence ATGAAACGATACATCATTACAAATTTTCTCATTCGAGTCTTAGTGCTGGTATTGGGAGCCGGCCAAGCAGCATTAGGCTCGCCAATCGTGCTGGATTTTAGCATTCAAGAACCAGATATTCAAACTCCCCCACCGACACCCATTCAAGAAATAGAAAAGCCACAAAACATCCTGCAAAAATTATCCGCTGCTCAGCTATTTGCTACCCGTCAATCTGCCGGCAGTATCGCCATCGGAGCCGCTGAGGGCAACCTGACAGCAGCAGGAAAAACCACCACGCTTTATCTAGGACATATCGATCCAGGAAATCATGTCACAAATCGCGGATTTTGTAGCTGGAACCGCGCTTTAAACTTAACCGTTGCGGAAGCTGATCGCCGGTGTTTAGCAGCCCTACAGAGCCAATCAGCCGCCGTTGAGCGCAAGTTAAAAGATTTAGGAATTGACGTAAAAACTGACATTGAAGCACTGGTTAACGGCGCTGATATTTGGAACCAGTCAAAGTTTGCCGGCAGGCAGTTTGCGGCAAAGTACAAAAAAGCCCTGGAAAAAGGACTGCGCGGGGAACGTGCGGTGCTGGATGCGCGAGTGGAAGCGTTTCGCAATGAAGTCGGACAGCTCGACGCCACCGGACTTTTCGGCATTTGTCTCAGGGAACCTCACTACCGGCGGCAATTGGCGGGACTGACCGCCTACTCCGAGGCTTGGCGGTGGCAGTGCATCGCCCTCGATCAAGGGCGTAGAGTGGGGGAAGTGAGCTATGCCTTAAAGCTAAATCTGGGAAATATTCAAATTGCTTCTAGTAAAATTAAGACCGTGAATCAGCCAATTTCAAGCAAACTCGCTCGTCAAGATGAGCCGGTTTCCACACCACAAGTGCAACCAATATCAGAGTCGATGGTACTAAGTTTTCAACCGGCTTTGGATCAGGGTTCTGCACCAACTCCGATTCCAGATTCCGATAGTATAGACGTGTCGTTGCTGGTTTCAACTTCGGCAAATGTTGAAGATAAAAATCTGTCAGATAGCGTTCAAAATGTGGTGTTGCCGGCTTCTAGCCAACCTACAGCTTCTGAAGCATTAACGCTGAGTTTTGATCCTACAGCGTCTCCAGAAGTTCCCGTCGTCCCAGAGAAACCAAAGGTTGTAGAAATTGCCAGTGCTAAAGCCGTGAACTTGGGTGCCGGTGCGGATAAAACGACAGTTAAATTTGATACAGGAAGCTTATTAGCTCGTTCCCCAAAACACGGTGATCGCGTTGGTTCCTACTCAATTGCTTCTCATTTTGGAATTAGACCACAACCCTGCGCTGTTTGTAGTAAATATCACAATGGAGTTGATGTGGGAACGCCTATCGGAACACCGCTTTATGCGATGGCGCTGCCGGGAGCAACCGCCAAAGTTCAATGCTTTAATACACACTTAGGCGGATTGACTGCTATCATCAATTCTCAGAGTATTCCAGATAGAAGCTTTGCTGCTGTCCATCTATCCTCTTGTAAAGCCGGCACTCATAAAGCTGGAGAAATCTTTGCAAGAACTGGCAACAGTGGAGCCGCTACAACTGGGCCACATTTGCACTGGGGAGAGAGCGTGAATTATCAATATGTGCCACCGCAACGGGGATATATAGAGTGGGTAATTAGTAGCAGAATCCCACAGCAATTTGAACCAAAAGCCATCAGATCAACGGCACCCAAACCTGTTTTATACGGGCATTTGGCTTACGCTGAAGCTCCACAAAATGAGTTGGTTAATGTAGGAAATGGCGAGAAACTCCGTCAAAATGCTGCGGCTAAGTTTAAAGAAATGGTTGCCGCTGCCGGTAAAAAAAATATTAGACTTATTCCCCTGTCTGGGTTTCGATCTATCCAAGAGCAGCGCTCTGTATTTTACGACACCGCAGCAGCTAGAGGGCAGTCCCCAGAAGAACGAGCGAAAGTCAGTGCGCCTCCCGGTTATTCAGAACATCACACCGGCTATGCAATTGATATTGGAGATGCCTCACATCCTGAGTTAAATTTCAGCCCAGACTTAGAGAATACGCCGGCTTTTCGCTGGATGCTGGCAAATGCTGAAACTTATGGATTTGAACTTTCTTTTCCCCGGAATAACAGCCAGGGAGTCACCTATGAGCCTTGGCACTGGAGATATGTGGGTGATCGACAAAGTCAAGAAATATTTAAAGCCGCAAGGGTGGCGGTGAAGTAA
- a CDS encoding Tex family protein yields the protein MLNIPQLLAQELSISPSQVKNALELLSEGATIPFIARYRKERTEGLNEIQLRDLFDRHAYLTEIEERKTAILKTISEQGKLTDELKAKIETCLQKNELEDLYLPFKPKRRTRATIAREKGLEPLAAFIKSLNNKSASPVSLEEEAVKYISEEKGVKTVEEALKGASDILAEEVSEKAELRAYLRDYLMNSGFFVSQIKDEHPEGSTKFEMYRNYQIKVKDIAPHNLLALFRGETEVVLDLELSYEESAVMYYLESQEIKTKVPAVREFYQGMLKDAFNRLMKTSLISEVRAAKKLEADIESIKTFETNLRELLLSAPAGMKPTLAVDPGFRTGCKVSVLSETGKFLEYQTIFPHTGAGQRASAAAMVKKLIENYKIELIAIGNGTASRETDEFIGDILKTLDRQPIKVMVNESGASIYSASDVAISEFPELDLTVRGAISIGRRLQDPLAELVKIDPKSIGVGQYQHDVDQKLLKKKLDETVESCVNYVGVDLNTASKELLTFVSGMTPAVAKNIVSYRNENGAFKNRRQLLKVPKLGPKAFEQAAGFLRIRGGENPLDNTAVHPESYKLVEAIAADLSVPVDRIPQAAEKLKSLNLKKYVTDSVGEPTLRDIINELEKPGRDPRAEFKYATFKEGVNEVRDLMVGMELEGVVTNVANFGAFVDIGVHQDGLVHISQLADRFVDDPKTVVKVGQVVKVRVMEVNEKLNRISLSMRSPDGATTTSVRPAKKNESKNESKVENRNPTIDDLKAKFGKKK from the coding sequence ATGCTGAACATCCCTCAACTTCTCGCACAAGAGCTTTCCATTAGTCCTTCCCAAGTGAAAAACGCTCTGGAACTTTTGAGCGAAGGCGCAACCATTCCCTTCATTGCGCGTTACCGAAAAGAGCGCACCGAGGGACTAAACGAAATTCAATTACGCGATCTTTTTGACCGGCACGCTTATTTAACCGAAATTGAAGAACGCAAAACAGCAATTTTAAAAACGATTTCAGAGCAAGGAAAACTCACCGATGAACTGAAAGCAAAAATCGAAACGTGTTTGCAAAAAAACGAACTCGAAGACCTTTATCTTCCCTTTAAACCCAAGCGCCGCACGCGAGCCACAATTGCCCGGGAAAAAGGACTTGAACCGCTGGCAGCCTTTATCAAATCGCTCAATAATAAGAGTGCTTCTCCGGTATCGCTAGAGGAAGAAGCGGTTAAATACATTTCTGAAGAAAAGGGTGTAAAAACTGTAGAGGAGGCACTTAAAGGAGCTTCTGATATTTTAGCAGAAGAAGTTTCCGAAAAAGCAGAATTGCGGGCTTACTTGCGAGATTATTTAATGAATTCAGGATTTTTTGTCTCGCAAATTAAAGATGAGCATCCCGAAGGCAGTACCAAGTTTGAGATGTACCGAAATTACCAAATTAAGGTCAAAGATATTGCACCGCATAATTTGTTAGCTTTATTTCGGGGAGAAACAGAGGTAGTGCTGGATTTAGAACTCTCTTATGAGGAATCGGCAGTGATGTATTATCTGGAGTCTCAGGAAATAAAAACCAAGGTGCCGGCAGTTCGGGAATTTTATCAGGGAATGCTCAAAGATGCCTTTAACCGGCTGATGAAAACTTCTCTTATCAGTGAAGTGCGTGCTGCTAAAAAATTAGAAGCGGATATCGAGTCAATTAAAACGTTTGAAACCAATCTTCGGGAGTTGTTGCTGTCTGCGCCGGCAGGCATGAAACCTACTCTCGCAGTTGATCCTGGATTTCGCACCGGCTGCAAAGTTTCTGTCCTTAGTGAAACCGGGAAATTTTTAGAATATCAAACCATTTTCCCACACACGGGAGCCGGTCAACGCGCCAGTGCGGCGGCTATGGTTAAAAAGCTGATTGAGAACTATAAAATTGAGCTAATTGCTATCGGCAACGGCACAGCTTCTCGCGAAACCGATGAGTTTATTGGTGATATTTTAAAAACCTTAGATCGTCAACCGATTAAAGTCATGGTGAACGAGTCTGGCGCTTCAATTTATTCGGCTTCAGATGTGGCCATTTCTGAGTTTCCTGAACTCGATCTTACCGTACGCGGTGCCATTAGTATCGGACGTCGGTTGCAAGATCCCTTAGCTGAGCTTGTCAAAATCGATCCGAAGTCGATTGGGGTTGGACAATATCAACATGATGTTGATCAAAAGTTGCTGAAGAAAAAGCTGGATGAAACTGTAGAAAGCTGTGTAAACTACGTTGGAGTAGACCTGAATACAGCCTCCAAAGAGCTTCTAACCTTTGTATCGGGAATGACGCCGGCAGTCGCAAAAAACATTGTCAGTTATCGCAATGAAAACGGGGCGTTTAAAAATCGACGGCAACTTTTAAAAGTGCCTAAATTAGGGCCAAAAGCATTTGAACAAGCGGCTGGATTTCTGAGAATTCGCGGGGGTGAAAATCCGCTGGACAATACAGCAGTACACCCTGAAAGTTACAAATTAGTAGAGGCAATCGCGGCAGATTTAAGTGTGCCAGTTGATCGGATTCCTCAAGCCGCAGAAAAACTCAAGTCTCTAAATCTGAAGAAATACGTGACTGATAGTGTTGGGGAACCAACCCTCCGCGATATTATCAACGAATTAGAAAAGCCGGGAAGAGATCCGAGAGCTGAGTTTAAATATGCCACGTTTAAGGAAGGCGTGAATGAAGTAAGAGACTTGATGGTTGGGATGGAATTAGAAGGCGTTGTAACAAATGTAGCCAACTTTGGAGCGTTTGTTGATATTGGCGTTCATCAGGATGGGTTAGTGCATATTTCCCAATTAGCTGATCGATTTGTTGATGATCCCAAAACAGTTGTGAAAGTTGGACAGGTTGTGAAAGTGCGGGTAATGGAAGTGAATGAGAAATTGAACCGAATTAGCTTATCGATGAGATCGCCAGATGGCGCAACGACAACTAGCGTGCGCCCTGCTAAAAAGAACGAGAGTAAAAACGAGAGTAAAGTAGAGAATCGCAATCCAACGATTGATGATTTGAAGGCAAAGTTTGGTAAGAAAAAGTAG
- a CDS encoding WG repeat-containing protein, producing the protein MPATFSDIQNHWAQAPIVQLAEKSIISGYPNGSFRPNATITRAELAALVRKAFPNAPKIRSAVNFSDVPKTHWAFEAISTAYEMGFLSGYPEGIFKPEQPLERTQAFVSLANGLKYSAPTNYNETLKKYFDDAAQIPSYATSAIAAALQNRLVVNYPNVKQLKPLQNATRAEVVALICQALKIANAVPAQYIAGAFEISPQFDRAGDFANGIAQISFWPKYSFIDTTGKVVTQQFDSVGERSEELQSVTIGSKCGYIDTTGKLVIQANFDGCDSFFEGLAVVRVGDKHGHIDKTGKFISQTRFEMAARFAKSQPLARVWLNSKIGWIDKTGKIVIQPQFDDAEDFSDGLARVRTGTKNGFIDITGKMVFETPVGYFKSFSEGLAAYTFNYQVGYIDTTGKVVIPPQFDFGDAFSNGLAAIRLNNKAGYIDKTGKVVIELKFDFTGAFSQETAKVTFEGKIGIIDKAGNYLSEPQYSLIGPFSEGLAQVVKPWEGVGYIDETGKLVIPAQFSGTGAFPGDAAHVQFFKEDGKFSEGLAAVEIQRKWGYIDKTGKMIIQPQYDAAGAFSEGLARVNVGGQWNDMQNYVEGGKWGYIKHPLK; encoded by the coding sequence ATGCCAGCTACTTTTTCTGACATTCAAAACCATTGGGCGCAAGCGCCAATTGTACAACTAGCTGAAAAATCGATTATTAGTGGATATCCTAATGGAAGCTTTCGTCCAAATGCTACCATTACCCGCGCGGAACTTGCTGCCCTTGTGCGTAAAGCTTTTCCGAATGCCCCAAAAATTCGGAGTGCAGTGAATTTTAGTGATGTTCCTAAAACTCACTGGGCATTTGAAGCAATTTCTACGGCTTATGAAATGGGATTTTTATCCGGATATCCGGAGGGAATTTTTAAACCAGAACAACCGCTAGAACGAACTCAAGCCTTCGTTTCCCTAGCAAATGGGCTAAAATACAGCGCCCCTACAAATTACAATGAAACGCTTAAAAAATATTTTGACGATGCTGCACAAATTCCTAGTTATGCCACAAGTGCAATTGCCGCAGCCCTTCAAAACCGGCTCGTTGTCAACTATCCCAATGTTAAACAACTCAAACCTCTGCAAAATGCTACACGCGCTGAAGTTGTTGCCTTGATTTGTCAAGCTTTAAAAATTGCTAATGCCGTGCCGGCGCAGTATATTGCCGGAGCTTTTGAAATCTCGCCTCAATTTGATAGAGCCGGCGATTTTGCTAATGGCATTGCCCAAATTTCATTTTGGCCAAAATACAGTTTTATTGATACAACCGGCAAAGTTGTAACCCAACAGTTTGACAGTGTTGGTGAGCGCTCGGAGGAATTGCAATCTGTTACCATTGGCTCTAAATGCGGCTATATTGACACCACTGGCAAACTTGTGATTCAAGCAAACTTTGATGGCTGTGATTCCTTCTTTGAAGGTTTGGCTGTCGTCAGAGTTGGCGATAAGCATGGCCATATTGACAAAACGGGTAAGTTTATCAGTCAAACTCGATTTGAAATGGCAGCTCGCTTTGCTAAATCTCAACCATTAGCGCGGGTTTGGCTTAATAGTAAAATCGGCTGGATCGACAAAACCGGCAAAATAGTTATCCAGCCACAATTTGATGATGCCGAAGACTTTTCAGACGGATTAGCGCGGGTGAGAACCGGCACCAAAAACGGCTTTATCGATATCACCGGCAAGATGGTGTTTGAAACGCCAGTGGGTTATTTTAAATCTTTTTCTGAAGGATTAGCAGCCTATACCTTTAACTATCAAGTCGGCTATATCGACACAACTGGCAAAGTTGTTATTCCTCCTCAATTTGATTTTGGGGATGCCTTCTCAAACGGGCTAGCAGCAATTCGGCTTAACAATAAAGCCGGTTATATCGACAAAACCGGCAAAGTTGTCATTGAGTTAAAATTTGATTTTACTGGCGCTTTTTCTCAAGAAACAGCAAAGGTTACTTTTGAGGGAAAAATCGGTATTATTGACAAAGCAGGTAACTATTTAAGCGAGCCTCAATATTCGCTAATCGGGCCATTTTCTGAAGGTCTAGCACAGGTTGTAAAACCTTGGGAGGGTGTCGGTTATATTGACGAAACAGGAAAACTGGTCATCCCGGCCCAATTTTCTGGGACTGGTGCGTTTCCCGGTGATGCTGCCCACGTTCAATTTTTCAAGGAAGATGGCAAATTTTCTGAAGGGCTAGCTGCCGTCGAAATTCAGCGCAAGTGGGGCTATATTGACAAGACTGGGAAAATGATTATTCAGCCACAATATGATGCGGCTGGTGCTTTTTCTGAAGGGCTAGCCAGAGTGAATGTGGGTGGACAGTGGAACGATATGCAAAACTATGTTGAAGGCGGCAAATGGGGGTATATTAAACATCCCCTTAAGTAA
- a CDS encoding DUF4385 domain-containing protein gives MPFDYSLDFKTIDFRLSPELYRVGKGEQGVLLVEPYKSEILPHWRFKTPEIARQSSEKIYEMFLNYLEQDDFVGADMARKFLQMGYTRARRYANHKSGKKYQKNPQKESSQKAQKEARKDILPYEVDPIKAESAAIFKEKWTLAKTNEKYLQLLAKWPKD, from the coding sequence ATGCCGTTTGACTATTCTTTAGATTTTAAAACCATTGATTTTCGCTTATCTCCAGAACTTTACCGCGTGGGCAAAGGTGAACAGGGGGTGCTGTTGGTAGAACCCTATAAATCTGAAATTCTTCCTCACTGGCGATTTAAAACTCCGGAGATTGCGCGGCAGTCTAGCGAAAAAATTTATGAAATGTTTCTGAATTATCTGGAACAAGATGATTTTGTCGGGGCGGATATGGCGCGGAAGTTTTTACAAATGGGTTACACTCGCGCCCGCCGGTATGCCAATCATAAAAGTGGCAAAAAATATCAGAAAAATCCTCAAAAGGAAAGTTCGCAGAAAGCCCAGAAGGAAGCAAGAAAAGATATTTTGCCCTATGAAGTTGATCCGATAAAAGCAGAGTCTGCGGCAATATTTAAAGAAAAATGGACGCTGGCTAAAACCAACGAGAAATACCTTCAGCTTTTAGCAAAGTGGCCTAAAGATTAG
- a CDS encoding YqiA/YcfP family alpha/beta fold hydrolase, which yields MDSTDLPTYIYLHGFASSPQSQKATYIAKCFSSLQIHMKLPDLNQGDFSHLTLTRQIAQVQTEFPPAPSSITLIGSSFGGLTSAWLAQQHSQVKQVVLLAPAFEFLTHWQSKLGQEQMQRWEREKYLPVYHYGQKRSLPLSYEFIRDAGQYHDHQLQRPVPTLILHGIHDEVIPVQASRDFAGTRPWVQLVELDSDHGLGNVMPQLWQEICRFCQVSVATE from the coding sequence ATGGATTCAACAGATTTGCCGACTTATATCTACTTGCACGGGTTTGCATCTAGCCCGCAATCTCAAAAAGCAACGTACATTGCCAAATGTTTTAGTTCGTTGCAAATTCATATGAAATTGCCCGACCTGAATCAAGGGGATTTTTCTCACCTTACTTTAACGCGACAAATCGCACAAGTTCAAACAGAATTTCCACCGGCACCCTCATCAATTACCTTAATAGGCTCTAGTTTTGGCGGTTTAACCTCAGCTTGGCTGGCACAACAGCACTCGCAAGTCAAACAAGTTGTCCTCCTCGCACCGGCGTTTGAATTCCTCACTCATTGGCAGTCAAAACTCGGACAAGAACAAATGCAGCGCTGGGAAAGAGAAAAATACCTGCCGGTGTATCACTACGGACAGAAGCGATCGCTCCCTTTGAGCTATGAATTTATTAGAGATGCCGGCCAGTATCACGATCACCAGTTGCAAAGACCCGTCCCCACACTAATTTTGCATGGGATTCACGATGAAGTGATTCCAGTACAAGCCAGCCGGGACTTTGCCGGCACTCGCCCTTGGGTGCAACTGGTAGAACTGGACAGTGATCACGGCTTGGGTAACGTCATGCCCCAGCTTTGGCAGGAAATTTGCCGATTTTGTCAAGTGTCTGTCGCTACTGAATAA
- a CDS encoding N-acetylglucosamine kinase, whose product MKGCVLGIDGGGTKTVCILMDKTGQVIGRGEAGPSNYQTVGLEAAGNSIRDAIAQAAAPLGEVSLEAICVGLAGVGRSQDVQAVRALVQQLLSSSELPVKPSLQLPSLEINHQELSADNLLHSQLSILHSSHVIVCNDSAIALVGGVGKPVGVVIIAGTGAIAFGQNHQGQTKRASGWGYLLGDEGSGYHIAIRGLRSVVRSYDGRLGETILTERIIQHLNLNSIEDLVEVIYRRGWGVKQIAALAPIIDEAAAVGDLIANNIISEAVEELVLAARVVSQALFKPDEAFEVVTMGGVWRGLANLRGRFATSLAEIIPSATVIWARHEPAYGAALLALQTLSPG is encoded by the coding sequence ATGAAAGGCTGTGTCTTAGGAATAGATGGCGGCGGCACCAAGACGGTTTGTATCTTGATGGATAAAACCGGGCAAGTGATCGGGCGTGGAGAAGCCGGCCCTTCTAATTACCAAACCGTAGGACTCGAAGCAGCCGGCAACTCAATTAGAGACGCGATCGCCCAAGCAGCCGCACCACTTGGGGAAGTCAGCCTTGAAGCAATCTGTGTGGGATTAGCCGGCGTTGGGCGTTCCCAGGATGTCCAAGCGGTGCGCGCTTTGGTGCAGCAGTTACTTTCAAGCAGTGAACTGCCGGTGAAGCCTTCATTACAGCTGCCTTCTCTAGAAATCAATCATCAAGAATTGAGCGCTGATAATCTTCTGCATTCTCAACTCTCAATTCTTCACTCATCTCATGTCATCGTTTGCAATGACTCTGCAATTGCCTTAGTCGGTGGAGTCGGTAAGCCGGTGGGAGTTGTGATCATTGCCGGCACCGGCGCGATTGCCTTTGGACAAAACCATCAGGGACAGACAAAAAGAGCCAGCGGTTGGGGCTATCTTCTGGGGGATGAAGGGAGCGGTTATCACATTGCCATCCGTGGGTTAAGATCCGTCGTGCGCTCTTATGACGGGCGTTTAGGTGAAACAATTTTAACTGAGCGAATCATACAACATCTCAATCTCAACAGCATTGAAGATTTAGTTGAAGTCATTTACCGGCGCGGATGGGGTGTCAAACAAATTGCCGCTTTAGCACCCATTATTGATGAAGCAGCAGCAGTCGGCGACTTGATAGCTAATAACATTATTAGTGAAGCAGTTGAAGAATTAGTATTAGCGGCACGAGTCGTAAGTCAAGCGTTATTTAAGCCAGATGAAGCCTTTGAAGTTGTCACAATGGGGGGAGTTTGGCGGGGTTTGGCAAATTTGCGAGGCCGGTTTGCCACCTCACTCGCAGAAATTATCCCTTCAGCAACCGTAATTTGGGCCAGACATGAGCCGGCTTACGGTGCCGCTTTACTCGCGTTGCAGACACTCTCGCCCGGTTAA